A part of Buchnera aphidicola (Sarucallis kahawaluokalani) genomic DNA contains:
- the rpsD gene encoding 30S ribosomal protein S4, with translation MAKYLRPKLKLSRRENTDLFLKSGCRTIDSKCKINQLPGQQGSRRSRLSEYGLQLREKQKVRRLYGILERQFHNYYKRATKMKGNTGDNLLILLESRLDNVVYRLGLGTTRAESRQLINHKTIMVNNKVVNIASYQLYPNDIIKVCKKSKDQKRIQSAIEFSEKREKPIWLNFNKDTLEGTFTQVPDRSELISDINEHLIIELYSK, from the coding sequence ATGGCAAAATATTTGAGACCAAAATTAAAATTAAGTCGTCGAGAAAATACTGATCTATTTTTAAAATCAGGTTGTCGTACTATTGATTCTAAATGTAAAATTAATCAATTGCCTGGACAACAGGGTTCAAGACGATCTAGATTGTCTGAATATGGATTACAATTGCGAGAAAAACAAAAAGTACGTCGTTTATATGGTATACTAGAACGTCAATTTCATAATTATTATAAACGTGCTACTAAAATGAAGGGTAATACTGGAGATAATTTATTAATACTATTAGAAAGCAGATTAGATAATGTGGTATATCGATTAGGTTTGGGAACTACTCGTGCTGAATCTAGGCAATTAATTAATCATAAAACAATTATGGTAAATAATAAAGTTGTTAATATTGCCTCTTATCAATTATATCCAAATGATATTATTAAAGTTTGTAAAAAATCTAAGGATCAAAAAAGAATTCAGTCTGCAATAGAATTCTCAGAAAAACGAGAAAAACCAATTTGGTTAAACTTTAATAAAGATACTTTGGAAGGTACATTTACACAAGTTCCTGATCGTTCTGAGTTAATATCAGATATTAATGAACACCTAATTATTGAGCTTTATTCAAAATAA
- the rplQ gene encoding 50S ribosomal protein L17 — MRHRKSGRYLNRTSSHYKSMFMNMTCSLLKHEIIKTTLSKAKELRTIIEPLITIAKVDSIAHRRLVFSRIRDKNGVLKLFTEIGPYFLNRPGGYTQIFKCGFRNGDKADVAYIKFVDRIVHKK; from the coding sequence ATGAGGCATAGAAAAAGTGGTCGCTATTTAAATCGTACTTCCAGTCATTATAAATCCATGTTTATGAATATGACGTGTTCATTATTAAAACATGAAATTATAAAAACTACTTTGTCTAAAGCAAAGGAATTACGTACTATTATTGAACCATTAATTACTATTGCTAAAGTTGATTCTATTGCGCATAGAAGACTGGTTTTTTCAAGAATTCGAGATAAAAATGGTGTATTAAAGTTATTTACTGAAATTGGTCCATATTTTTTAAATCGTCCAGGAGGATATACTCAAATTTTTAAATGTGGCTTCAGGAATGGAGATAAAGCAGATGTTGCATATATAAAATTTGTTGATCGTATAGTACATAAAAAATAA
- the cspE gene encoding transcription antiterminator/RNA stability regulator CspE — MSKIKGNVKWFNESKGFGFITPEDGSKDVFVHFSAIQSNGFKTLSEGQSVEFEITEGAKGPSAANVVSL; from the coding sequence ATGTCGAAGATCAAAGGTAATGTGAAATGGTTTAATGAATCCAAAGGATTTGGTTTTATTACTCCAGAAGATGGCAGTAAAGATGTTTTTGTACATTTTTCCGCGATACAAAGTAATGGATTCAAAACTTTATCCGAAGGTCAAAGTGTTGAATTTGAAATTACTGAAGGAGCAAAAGGACCATCAGCAGCTAATGTTGTTAGTTTATAG
- the fmt gene encoding methionyl-tRNA formyltransferase, with product MNNKPLKIIFAGTSDFSAEHLKKILSTHHKVLGILTQPDRPNHRNKIIITSAVKKIAIKNNIPVFQPDNIQDQKNCHNILTLKADIMVVIAYGLILPNFLLRAFPMGCINLHASLLPRWRGAAPVQWAILHGDKNTGISIIQMEETLDTGKILYQKPCNIAPKDTTNSLLKKLCQLGKQAILYILQKIQYKNIIPKKQNIKQITYAKKLSKKMGKINFKIDAITIERMIRALNPWPGTYINVNNTTIKIHQAEVIPSLNKHITGQIIEINTQGIYVQTKHDVLNIQKIQIPSKKIITISQFIQQNHHKILQVNQIL from the coding sequence ATGAATAATAAACCATTAAAAATTATTTTCGCAGGCACATCTGATTTTTCAGCAGAACATCTTAAAAAAATACTATCTACACATCATAAAGTACTAGGTATATTAACACAACCAGATCGTCCAAACCACAGAAATAAAATAATTATAACATCTGCGGTAAAAAAAATTGCTATAAAAAACAATATTCCAGTTTTTCAACCTGATAACATTCAAGACCAAAAAAACTGTCATAATATATTAACATTAAAAGCAGATATTATGGTTGTGATTGCATACGGATTAATATTACCAAATTTCTTATTAAGAGCATTTCCTATGGGGTGCATTAATTTACATGCTTCTTTATTACCCCGTTGGAGAGGTGCTGCTCCTGTACAATGGGCAATATTACATGGTGATAAAAACACAGGAATCAGTATAATTCAAATGGAAGAAACATTAGATACTGGAAAAATATTATACCAAAAACCATGTAATATTGCACCAAAGGATACAACAAATAGCTTACTTAAAAAATTATGTCAGTTAGGAAAACAAGCAATATTATATATACTACAAAAAATACAATATAAAAATATCATTCCTAAAAAACAAAATATCAAACAAATTACATATGCAAAAAAACTATCAAAAAAAATGGGAAAGATCAATTTTAAAATTGATGCAATCACCATAGAACGTATGATTAGAGCATTAAATCCATGGCCAGGTACTTACATTAATGTTAATAACACTACAATAAAAATTCATCAAGCAGAGGTTATACCATCATTAAACAAACATATCACTGGTCAGATTATTGAAATTAATACACAAGGTATATATGTTCAAACTAAACATGATGTTTTAAATATTCAAAAAATTCAAATTCCTAGTAAAAAAATTATTACAATATCTCAGTTTATACAACAAAATCACCATAAAATATTACAAGTGAATCAAATACTTTAA
- the aroE gene encoding shikimate dehydrogenase, with amino-acid sequence MILKNNYLLFGNPVNHSKSPIIYQYFSKQTNVKCNYDVKCITKDIFAQTLLDFFSKDGKGANITVPFKEEAYKLANVVTKRALITKSVNVLKKINNKIILGDNTDGIGCIYDLQRLRFIKMNQKILLIGAGGAARGIIPNLLSLNCSIDIVNRTFSTANDLALYFKNFGKIQAINIDKIKILNYHIVINATSSGMSQERNFFLSNMIFYPERTVFYDLYYNDQLTVFLKWYQDYGGMYYSDGIGMLVSQAAYSFYLWNGVFPDVTSVIYKLNKNKKYFLIN; translated from the coding sequence ATGATATTAAAAAATAATTATTTATTATTTGGAAATCCTGTCAATCATTCTAAATCACCCATAATTTATCAATATTTTTCCAAACAAACGAATGTCAAGTGTAATTATGATGTGAAATGTATTACTAAGGATATTTTCGCACAAACTTTGTTAGACTTTTTTAGTAAAGATGGAAAGGGTGCAAATATTACCGTTCCTTTTAAAGAAGAAGCATATAAATTAGCAAATGTTGTTACTAAAAGAGCATTAATTACTAAATCTGTTAATGTATTGAAAAAAATAAACAATAAAATTATCTTAGGTGATAATACAGATGGTATCGGTTGTATTTATGATTTACAAAGATTACGTTTTATTAAAATGAATCAAAAAATTTTATTGATCGGAGCAGGGGGTGCAGCACGGGGTATTATACCAAATTTATTATCTTTAAATTGTTCAATTGATATTGTAAATAGAACTTTTAGCACAGCAAATGATTTAGCTTTATATTTTAAAAATTTTGGTAAAATTCAAGCGATTAATATCGATAAAATAAAAATCCTTAATTATCATATTGTGATTAATGCTACATCATCTGGTATGTCTCAAGAACGTAATTTTTTTCTTTCTAATATGATCTTTTATCCTGAACGTACAGTTTTTTATGATTTATATTATAACGATCAATTGACTGTTTTTTTAAAATGGTATCAAGATTATGGTGGTATGTATTATTCTGATGGTATTGGTATGTTAGTTAGTCAAGCAGCATACTCTTTTTATTTATGGAATGGTGTTTTTCCAGATGTCACATCTGTGATTTATAAATTAAATAAAAATAAAAAATATTTTTTAATTAATTAA
- a CDS encoding adenylate kinase family protein, with amino-acid sequence MKIIIFGPPGSGKGTQSKMLMKKYNIPIISTGEILRKEMSRNNQLGILIKNTIQKGKLIDDNIITKLVIKIIKTKYINKFILDGFPRTKQQIEYIQKKNIFIKYIIELVLSKKIIYERILGRRIHVNSGRTYHIKYHPPKISNQDDITNEKLTTRIDDNIEAINQRLIEYKKIHHIIYKFFQHDIENKNIKYIQINAALPIKEIFSKIEEFLYRN; translated from the coding sequence ATGAAAATAATAATTTTTGGACCTCCGGGGTCGGGGAAAGGTACACAATCTAAAATGTTAATGAAAAAATATAATATTCCAATCATTTCTACCGGAGAAATATTAAGAAAAGAAATGTCTCGAAACAATCAATTAGGTATTTTAATTAAAAATACTATACAAAAGGGTAAATTAATAGACGATAATATAATAACTAAATTAGTAATAAAAATAATCAAAACAAAATACATTAATAAATTTATTTTAGATGGATTTCCAAGAACAAAACAACAAATAGAATATATACAAAAAAAAAATATTTTTATAAAATATATTATTGAATTAGTTCTTTCAAAGAAAATCATTTATGAACGTATTTTAGGTAGAAGAATACATGTTAATTCAGGAAGAACATATCATATCAAATATCATCCTCCAAAAATATCTAATCAAGATGATATTACTAATGAAAAATTAACTACTAGAATAGATGATAATATAGAAGCAATTAATCAAAGATTAATTGAATATAAAAAAATACATCATATCATTTACAAATTTTTCCAGCATGACATTGAAAATAAAAATATAAAATATATACAAATCAATGCTGCACTGCCGATAAAAGAAATTTTTTCTAAAATAGAAGAGTTTCTTTATAGAAACTAA
- a CDS encoding DNA-directed RNA polymerase subunit alpha: MQSLSTGLLRPNIVDIEQLHKTHFKVVIEPLERGFGHTIGNALRRILLSSIPGYAVSEVQIKGILHEYSAKSGVQEDVLNILLHLKELAIKLNNTDKAILTIRKSGICAVKASDIVHNGSAIIMNPEHVICHLTDPAASIEIIMKVDKGIGYVPAFARMSSNDVNKNIGFISLDTSYSPIERIAYFVEPARLKQRTDLDKLIIELETNGTVDPEEAVRRAATILSEQISAFVDLNFSTTKPVVEVKEKKPEFDPILLKSVDDLELTVRSANCLKTEMINYIGDLVQKSESELLKAPNLGKKSLTEIKDVLSAKGLSLGMRIKNWPPKNI, from the coding sequence ATGCAAAGTTTGTCGACGGGTTTACTGCGACCAAATATAGTGGATATTGAGCAATTACATAAAACACATTTTAAAGTTGTTATTGAACCTTTAGAAAGAGGTTTTGGTCATACTATTGGCAATGCGTTACGTAGGATTTTACTCTCTTCAATACCAGGGTATGCTGTTTCTGAAGTGCAAATTAAAGGCATTTTACATGAATATAGTGCTAAATCAGGCGTTCAAGAAGATGTACTTAATATACTATTACATCTTAAAGAACTGGCTATTAAGCTTAATAATACAGATAAAGCAATTTTAACAATTCGTAAATCTGGAATTTGTGCTGTCAAAGCATCCGATATTGTTCACAATGGTAGCGCTATTATTATGAACCCTGAACATGTAATTTGTCATTTAACTGATCCGGCAGCATCTATTGAAATAATTATGAAAGTAGATAAAGGTATTGGGTATGTTCCTGCATTTGCCAGAATGTCTTCAAATGATGTAAATAAGAATATTGGGTTTATATCATTAGATACATCTTACAGTCCTATTGAGCGTATTGCATATTTCGTAGAACCTGCACGTTTAAAACAACGTACTGATTTGGATAAGTTGATTATAGAATTAGAAACAAATGGTACTGTTGATCCAGAAGAAGCAGTACGTAGAGCTGCAACTATTTTATCTGAACAAATATCAGCTTTTGTTGATTTAAATTTTTCAACAACAAAACCTGTTGTAGAAGTAAAAGAAAAAAAACCAGAATTTGATCCTATATTATTAAAATCAGTTGATGATTTAGAATTAACAGTTCGATCTGCAAATTGTTTAAAAACAGAAATGATTAATTATATTGGTGATTTAGTACAAAAATCTGAATCGGAATTATTAAAAGCACCAAATCTCGGTAAAAAATCTTTAACGGAAATTAAAGATGTGTTGTCAGCAAAAGGTTTGTCGCTTGGTATGCGTATTAAAAATTGGCCACCAAAAAATATATAA
- the folD gene encoding bifunctional methylenetetrahydrofolate dehydrogenase/methenyltetrahydrofolate cyclohydrolase FolD, giving the protein MHLQHKIIDGVSLANKIIQTIKKKVQYEIRYRKRPPGLAVIWMGNNPSSKLYIQKKRMACQQVGFFTEEWKLKESTTEIEIINLIKILNQNTKIDGILVQLPLPAIINTNHIIETIDPRKDVDGFHPYNIGCLCQKKPKLRPCTPRGIITMLKEYNINMYGMNATVIGASNIVGRPMSMELLLSGCTTTIAHRFTLNLPEYINRSNLVIVAVGKPKFLTDQYIKMGSIIIDVGINNIPHTKKIVGDVDFTKVLKKVSYITPVPGGVGPMTVATLLKNTLEAYQEKYQYKE; this is encoded by the coding sequence ATGCACTTACAACATAAGATTATTGATGGTGTATCACTAGCTAATAAAATTATTCAAACAATCAAAAAAAAAGTACAATATGAAATTAGATACAGGAAAAGACCACCAGGACTAGCAGTAATATGGATGGGGAATAACCCATCATCTAAATTATATATTCAAAAAAAAAGAATGGCTTGCCAACAAGTTGGTTTCTTTACAGAAGAGTGGAAATTAAAAGAATCAACTACAGAAATTGAAATAATTAATTTAATTAAAATTTTAAATCAAAATACAAAAATTGATGGCATATTAGTACAATTACCATTACCTGCAATAATTAATACTAATCATATTATTGAAACTATTGATCCTAGAAAAGATGTCGATGGATTCCATCCTTATAACATTGGATGTTTATGTCAAAAAAAACCTAAACTTAGACCTTGTACTCCAAGAGGAATTATTACTATGCTTAAAGAGTATAATATTAATATGTACGGTATGAATGCAACAGTAATAGGAGCGTCGAATATTGTTGGACGACCGATGAGTATGGAATTATTATTATCTGGTTGTACAACAACTATTGCACATAGATTCACCTTGAATTTACCAGAATATATTAATCGATCCAATTTAGTTATTGTTGCAGTAGGGAAGCCAAAGTTTTTAACTGATCAATACATTAAAATGGGTAGTATTATAATTGACGTGGGTATTAATAATATACCACATACAAAAAAAATTGTAGGAGATGTAGACTTTACAAAAGTATTAAAAAAAGTATCTTATATTACCCCGGTACCAGGAGGGGTTGGACCCATGACTGTAGCAACATTATTAAAAAATACACTAGAAGCGTATCAAGAAAAATACCAATATAAAGAATAA
- a CDS encoding Sua5/YciO/YrdC/YwlC family protein — protein sequence MLKKNFSVSFINCINNLHQNNIIAYPAEAVFGLGCNPDSDIALINLINLKHRNKKKGFILVAASYVQLLPYIDEFKLSVRQKKTILSVWPGFITFLVPARPELSIYITGGSNLVAVRITSHSLLSDLCCFFGKPIVSTSANISGMPAARKKSDVSKYFGYKFPILHGKIGNFLYPSRIVNIITGEYIRDDIKK from the coding sequence ATGTTAAAAAAAAATTTTAGTGTATCATTTATTAATTGTATAAATAATTTACATCAAAATAATATTATTGCTTATCCTGCAGAAGCAGTTTTTGGATTAGGTTGTAATCCTGATAGTGATATAGCATTAATAAATTTAATAAATTTAAAACATAGAAATAAAAAAAAAGGTTTCATTTTAGTAGCTGCTTCTTATGTGCAATTGTTACCATATATTGATGAATTTAAATTATCTGTGAGACAAAAAAAAACAATATTATCTGTATGGCCTGGATTTATTACTTTTTTAGTACCTGCTCGACCAGAACTTTCAATATATATTACCGGTGGTTCTAATTTAGTTGCAGTACGAATTACCTCACATAGTTTATTGAGTGATTTATGTTGTTTTTTTGGAAAACCTATTGTTTCTACCAGTGCTAATATTTCTGGTATGCCAGCTGCACGCAAAAAAAGTGATGTATCAAAATATTTTGGATATAAATTTCCAATACTACATGGTAAAATTGGTAATTTTTTATATCCATCAAGAATTGTTAATATTATAACTGGAGAATATATTCGCGATGATATTAAAAAATAA
- the cysS gene encoding cysteine--tRNA ligase: MLKIFNTLKKEKEKFLPINSNMVNIYVCGVTVYDHCHIGHARTFTIFDTIIRYLKYCGYTVRYIRNITDIDDKIIKSAHKNNENVFCLTNRIITSMQHDFLKLGLLQPDIEPKVTEHIQEIIVIIKELIKKEYAYIAKNGDVIFSIQKYRNYGILSRQNLYALKNNNRINISQKDFKHDFVLWKKLNVLDTPNWNSPWGVGRPGWHIECSAINDKYFGKDVDIHGGGIDLLFPHHENERAQSTCLYEIKNYGKYWMHVGSLLVDNKKMSKSLNNTIFLKKLLNIYDAEVIRYFFLLTHYRKPILYNTENLSKSIISLRKLYLALEKFDLLHIVLKKKFSLKYQFFCTNFCNAMNDDFNTPAAIAVLFSLLKKINISFKKNDDDTAMQLLYQLKYLSNIIGLLYQVPSIFLKNTKCREHTI, encoded by the coding sequence ATGTTAAAAATTTTTAATACTTTAAAAAAAGAAAAAGAAAAATTTTTGCCAATTAATTCTAATATGGTAAATATTTATGTATGTGGTGTAACAGTATATGATCATTGTCATATTGGTCATGCTCGTACTTTTACGATTTTTGATACCATTATAAGATATTTAAAATATTGTGGATATACAGTTAGATATATTCGTAATATTACTGATATTGATGATAAAATTATAAAATCCGCACATAAAAATAATGAAAATGTTTTTTGTTTAACAAATCGAATTATTACTTCTATGCAGCATGATTTTTTAAAATTAGGTTTATTACAGCCTGATATTGAACCTAAAGTTACAGAACATATACAAGAAATTATTGTAATTATCAAAGAATTAATTAAAAAAGAATATGCTTATATTGCAAAAAATGGTGATGTTATTTTTTCTATCCAAAAATATAGAAATTATGGTATATTGTCTAGACAAAATTTATATGCATTAAAAAATAATAATCGTATCAATATTTCTCAGAAAGATTTTAAACATGATTTTGTTTTATGGAAAAAATTAAACGTTTTAGATACTCCGAATTGGAATTCTCCTTGGGGAGTTGGTCGTCCTGGTTGGCATATAGAATGTTCTGCTATTAATGATAAATATTTTGGCAAAGATGTTGATATTCATGGAGGCGGGATAGATTTACTTTTTCCACATCATGAAAACGAACGAGCACAATCTACATGTTTATATGAAATAAAAAATTATGGTAAATATTGGATGCATGTTGGTTCGTTATTAGTTGATAATAAAAAGATGTCTAAATCATTAAATAATACTATTTTTTTAAAAAAATTATTAAATATATATGATGCAGAAGTTATACGATATTTTTTTCTTTTAACTCATTATCGAAAACCAATTTTATATAATACTGAAAATCTATCCAAATCAATCATTTCATTAAGAAAGTTATATCTTGCATTAGAAAAATTTGATCTTTTACATATTGTACTGAAAAAAAAATTTTCTTTAAAATATCAGTTTTTTTGTACAAATTTTTGTAATGCAATGAACGATGATTTTAACACCCCTGCTGCAATAGCGGTTTTATTTAGTTTATTAAAAAAAATTAACATATCATTTAAGAAAAATGATGATGATACTGCCATGCAGTTATTATATCAGCTAAAATACTTATCTAATATAATTGGATTACTATATCAAGTACCAAGTATTTTTTTAAAAAATACAAAATGTCGTGAACATACTATATAA
- the def gene encoding peptide deformylase: MVILKILKYPDKRLRLIAKPVKIINQKIKNIIHNMFETMYHNHGIGLAATQVNIHLNIIVIDLMHQKYPPITLINPKKIYAKGKILTEEGCLSVPETNQKVTRFKKIKIQAINYHGKNIVIKAHSLLSICIQHEMDHLNGKLFIDYTK, from the coding sequence ATGGTAATCTTAAAAATATTAAAATATCCTGACAAAAGATTAAGATTAATAGCTAAACCAGTAAAAATAATCAATCAAAAAATAAAAAATATTATACATAATATGTTTGAAACAATGTATCATAACCATGGAATAGGGTTAGCTGCTACACAAGTTAATATTCATCTTAATATTATTGTTATTGATTTAATGCATCAAAAATATCCACCAATAACATTAATTAATCCAAAAAAAATTTACGCGAAAGGAAAAATTCTTACCGAAGAAGGCTGTTTATCTGTTCCAGAGACCAATCAAAAAGTTACACGATTTAAAAAAATAAAAATTCAAGCGATAAACTATCATGGGAAAAATATTGTCATAAAAGCACACTCGTTGTTATCTATATGCATACAACATGAAATGGATCATTTAAACGGTAAACTATTTATTGATTATACAAAATAA